The DNA sequence CCATAGGATAAAAATTCCATGGACAGGGTTATTCTAGAATGATAAGACATTGACATGTACAAACAAGGGACTGGAGATGGTGGCTTACAAATCAaacacagtggtggagtaactggCAACATGGacaggtgtttaagagggaactgcagatgctggagaatcgaaggttacacaaaaaagctggagaaactcagcgggtgcagcagcatctatggagcgaaggaaataggcaacgtttcgggccgaaacccttcaacatggacaggtgatgttttaggtcgggaccagACTGATTtatagtgtgggtggggggaattAAGCTGGGAGcaggtcaaagcctggcaagtgataagtggatatacGGGAGGGTGTGAGTTTGATTGCAGTGGACCAAAAAGCAATGGTAAAATCAGACATTTACTTATTTAAACAATTTTTGGAGAGCAGTGTCATCCGGTTAGGGATAAATACTTAATTGAAAAATTAGCAAAGTAATTCTATGAATATTTTTCATTGAAGATTTTTCCTTATATCAtcaacagtggtgcagcttgtagagccgctgtctcagtgccagagacccaggtttgatcctgaccttgggtgctgtctgtgtggagtttgcacattctccctatgaccacgtgggtttcccccccgcatcccaaagacgtgcgtctGTAAGTTACTCCTAGTGTGTCGgaggtggatgtgaaagtggaatgacatcgactagtgtgaacggatgatccaTTGTCAGCctaaaggcccgtttccatgctgtttctgtaAACCAATCAGTCAATACCTTCAGCATGTCGGCAGCTTCCTTCCTGCGCTGGGCCATATCCTCAGACTCAGTAAGGAGATCATCCAAGAGCATTGATTTGTACAGTTGTCCAACCAGTTCACTTTGGAGATTGTCCTTTACGTAATTAACTAGGAAATTCATCACAGCCTTTGGCACGCTAAGAAGAGCAGAAGAAATAAGTGTTGCTTTCGACATATGACACTGCAATATATTCATAACAACTAAATAGGCAAACAAGTACTTAActgtattaaaaataattaagaaGTAGCAGTGATAGAATAACTATTACAGTTCTACAATAGATAATAGAATTTTCAggacttccgcaacggcgacttctcccgcccgagttgtggggttgatgtgatggatgttcgtgtaaattgtgttgtgtcttggttcttcttgtttgtatgacagcagaaaccaaatttcgtttgaacctctgggttcaaatgataacaaataaattgtattgtattgtattatagaaCAGATTATTACAGTTCTCATTTTAAATTGGACAAATGTTATCAAATTTTAATATGCTTATTTTTTGTATCTGATGTAGATCATCTTGCACTACATAACTGGTGCCTCTTGAATCTAAGTGATCTTTCAAATTGTAAAGTTCCTTTATTACTTTGGATGCACCAAGTGCTGAGAAATAgaatttcatatttcattttcAGACATTCCCAGCACAGAATATGATGAATTGGAAGGGTTATATCTGAACCCAAACCCCAAGGGGGAGTTTGCAACCCTAGTGTCACTGAGCTGCTTAACCCATCCCCTGTGCCACACCTGGACTCACATCcatttctcccccaccctcccacttccAATGATGAAACCTACCTGTCCTGGATATTTTTTCTCACAATCAAAAAGTAGGACTTGATCAGTCGTTCAATCACTTCACAATCTCGCTGCTCCCGTGCCGAGAGTTTACGTGAAACAGGAACGCGCTGCAAAAATAACACCCATATAAATAACTGCACGTGGTAAAGAACAGAAACACAAAGACATCTACTACTTgcattgtttacaatatataaagGTAAAATCACTGGCAcaatgaaagaaaataaaacagttgAGTATTTTGATTTTACAATAGCCAGGATTTACACTTCTTCACttgccccctgtcccacggtacgagtacattccaagagctctcccgagtgttaaaaaaaatcaaactcgtggtaagcacggagaatgaaagtagcgggtacgtcggagctcggggacctctcttagcgctaacagcaggtaagcacgggaagactcgctaacggcaggcaagcaCGGGAAGAGTCGTGATgacttttcaacacgttgaaaaatgtccacgagagccccgagtactgacgagcagccattaccgtaaatctcccagttcgaatcagggcaaactcgggagaactcttggaatgaactcgtaccgtgggacaggggtttaaaccttgttttttcctacacatgacTTGTCTGCACGAGAATCACTGTAAGTTTTTGGAAGAAGTATTTATTTTAAACCAACAACCAATAATATTTTCAGTCATTCTCCGGCAGAAAGAGGTCCATGCACAGTgaagcagctggtagagttgtccaatcctgaccttgtctgtgcagagttggcacgttctccaggTGACCGCAAGCATTTCCTACCATTCCaaaacgtgcgagtttgtagattaatgtgaattgcccctagtgtgtagcgagtggatgagaaatgagAATAATataaaactaatgtgaacgggtgatccatgGACAAGgatgtgtttccatgctgcatctttgaaTTAAACTCTATTCATAGAGGAAAGAAGGAATAACGAGAGACGAGATTTGATGGAATTAATAAGGGAAGGCAACCATGCTTTGACAGTGAAAGACGTGTTGAAGCCATTGTATTGGGAAGCTGCTGAACTGGTTGATATTGTACTTGCTGCTGTCCAAGGGAAAGAGAGAGTAATTGAGAACAGACTTGCTGCTTACCACATCGAGGAAATTTACCGACGGCCCTCTGTGGGGGCTGCCAGCAGCCAGCTGCTTCGGCTTCTCTTCAGCAAATCCATCATCTGGCTTTGGTGCAGACGATGTTTTCAACATCCCTCTCCAGCCTCCAGATGATGCTGCATCCTGATTCCCATTCTGTATCTGAACTTCTTTCGTTAAAGGCTGAGGTAGTGGGGGGGTCACAGAAAACATCAGGAACAAAGACATTTGTGAATGGTTCCATTTTTAAATGACAACCCCTTAAAGCACTGTAAATGATCTCTGAAAGTACCCCAGTTTACACAGAACACTTACAATCACAAAACACACCTAAGATTTGCTTTCCCAGAAATACATACAAATGTCTCCATCGCCACCATTAcattactatctaatttattgccacagcacATAGGAGATTACACAGGAGATGACGACATTACACACGCGAGAGAGGTCAGTGACAAATCAATCCCTTTCATAAAATTGGCAGAAAAAGCAGTGGCTGCAAAGTGTATGTTCAAAACACTGATAGACTTGGCAGCTACCGGCAGCATATGATTAGATGTGAAACACAAAGGATGCAGCAGAAAGGTGACCAACCTTTCCCTCAAGCTCAGCAGAAGCAACAGCAGCAGACTCCTGGGCAGGAGCAGACATGGCACTGGGAACTTTAGAAGACTGCACCATGGAGGAAAAGTAGAAAAAGTAAATTGGCGAAGGTGAGGGAGAAAGTGTACGTTTGAAACAACTCATTTACACCAGCGGGCATTCTTACAATCGCATCCCCATTAAACAAACAATATGAATAGATCATTAATAAAGCAACAAGTTGTTTATACAGAAATACTGCCAAGGCAAAAACCATGCAAGTCAAAAGTTAGAGAGATATTCAACTTCCAATaaaccttttttgtttttttgaagcaagggctattattttttgtttaaaagaCGAAAGCAGATTAATTGAAGGCTTTTCCCTTTGGTTCCCACTCTGTTTGCCACCTACAATTTCCTGGCAACATTcacagaactatattctgtatctcCCCTTTGCTGTAACTGTTGTACTTGagtatgacttgattgtatctataTATAGTATCTGATCTGTTGGATAGCGTGCAGAACaaaactttttactgtacctcagtacatgtgacaataatgaacccaaACTATGTTAATACCTATTCAGACTGATGCTAAACAAAAGCCTTGATTCCCTTTCCAATTGGTATGTTTCACCCTCACCTCTGCCCACCATCACCCCCCTAACAGAGAGAGAGGCAAGTGCCCAGCCAGGCTGAGACAGCCTGAATGTACCCAACTTGAGGCACATCAAATCTTACCTTTTCTCGAGGCAGAGCAGAGGGTGGCTCCCTTGCTAATCGGTTACGCCTTTGTTCCTGAGAAAACAAACCACACTCTGAATACAAAGGTCAGACTTTGAAAAAAGAAAGATAAAAATTAAACTTAAGAATAATACGCCCTATTTTTGTATCCTTGGGGGAAAGGTATCCGTTATCCAAGATAAGGCAGTCAGACCAACAAGTCtggagatgggtcccaacccaaaatgtcacctatctacattctctagagatgctgcctgaaccgctgagttactccagcactttgtgtaaaccagcacctgcagttctgagTTTCTACAGACCAACCTACTCCCATCTTCCTGGCCATTGTACCAAGATAGCAGTGGGTCTGTGCACGACAGCAGCCCAGAAACACTCCTGGACAATTTCTCCCTTGTTCAATAGAAAACCACCTGGCCACAAATGCCTCCCTGGTGCCCTCCAGTGGTGCTCCAATGCACTACAATGGAAGAGCATACGTACTTGAACCCAGATTTGGAAGGTTATCGCTGGATAAGAGCATTCAATATATATCCTAACCTTATCAATAACTTTCCTAATTATCTAATGTAACTGCAAATGTTACTTCCTTGGTTAGGAAAGTTTAAATACCAACATTtatgtagagacaaggaactttagttgttggaatcttgagcaaaacacaaagagctggaggaactcagtgggtcaggcagcatctggggagagaatggacCGATGACTTCACGTGTCGTGACCGTTCTTCAGGCGTGGGAATTCCCGCGGTGGCCAAGtcagtcgatatttttaaggcagagataggcaacaagcaagaatttcattgtcctatctgggacacatgacaataaactctcttgactcttggttctTGTTGaggacaggtgtcagaggttacggggagaaggcaggagaatggggttaggagggagagatagatcagccgtgattgaattgcagagtagacttgttgggccgaagggcctaattctatcctatcccttatgactaaCTATAGTAATAGTAATGGGTAATAGTAATGATTAAAATTGATAATTAATAACAATGCTCCCATCAAACCTACTGAAATGCAGAGATGAAGTGGTGGattaactcaactggtcaggcagcatccatggagaatatGGAAAGGTGTGTTGCTGCCCTCAACCTTTATTCAACACAGGCATACAATAGAAGTGAGAAAACCCACTAGATAAAGTCTTGTGCCACACATTTGCAGAGGAAAGTATAATTTAGAAAAATCAACGATAATTACTAATTTCTATCAAATCCAAGGCAACCGCAAGGTCTGCAGAGGAGTCACCAGGACTTCATTCAATTCACTTGGAAATCAACCAAGATGACAATTGAAAATAATGCATTCCCTTCCACAAATATAGGGGCACTCAGCAATAGAGATgaagaaatgattatttcaggacATGTCCCTGGGTTATATGGTTGATTGTGTTTTAATGTGCTGTAATCATCAGTGCCAGATACTTGGCCAACACCAGTTTTGAGAGACAATGCTGTGTCTCAAAAGTTAGAACTCGGACCCAGACACTCATTCTTATTTTCATATAAAGATGGCCATCATCAAAATATCAATCATCAATAAAGAGGCCTATTTTTGCACAGTATATCCACGCAATGCTAAATAAAGCTGTTCATGCCCCTTCTAAGATAGACAATGCACGCCACATCCTGGGGTGTTAACCACAAAAATAAAATACCTGGACAATGAATCACCCACTTTGCAGAATTGTAATTTGAAGTCTGACttcaatatttgaaatattgcaaACATCTGCAATAAATAAATGACTACACAACACACAACTATATAGCAGATTGTTAATTCAGCATTGGAAGGTAATAAACACTAGATGGAAAACAGAAATGTTATAAATCTCACCTCGATGTTACTGTTCAAAACTCCACAGGCATCTGCAAAGTCAGGGTGCTTTGTGTTGATGTACGCCAACTCAATGGCGACCAAATTGTGGACCTAGAAgtaattaaaacaattaaatgtTATTAGTGCAAGGATATGGGTTTAAGTGATCTTTAAATGAAACGTTCACTCCCTCTGTAGGCTTTAATATTTATGTCCAATTATATCAGAAATGGGCCAGAATTTTACAAATAATCGCAATAAGGCAACACAGtgtcgtagtggtagagttgctgccttacagcaccagagacataggTTTGATCATGACAACAGGTGcggtccgtacagagtttgtacgttctcccaatgactgtgtgggctttctctgggtgctccggtttccttccaaagacccacaggtttgtaggttaattggctttggtaagattgtccctagtgtgcaggatagtactggtgtatggatggcatggactcagtgggccgaagggcctgtttccgtgctgtatctctaaagtctaaagaacatATACCATTTTGAGGGTTAAGGTTGGGGTTGATCCATTCATGACCTCACTGCAATTTTCATTCAGCCCTCCAAATCGCCAAGAACTGTTTCTCCGGTTCTGCTCTCTTACTCATCTCTCATCTTGTCTTGAGCTGAAGGAGTCTCTCTGCATTTCCCTCTCTAAATCTCGATCTCCTGTAAGATATTCACACACATGATGTGGAATCTAAATAATTAGAGAAAATTACCAAGGGCCAAGAAATGTTAATGGAACAGGTCCCCAAACAGTAGTGTTGATGTTGGGGATGGCAAAGGGGGAATTAGCAGTACATGCAATAAGGGGATATCTGCATTGCCGGCCTAGATAGTAACTATTCAATGAAGGAGGAATTTCTAAAATGTCTGTGTGGCAGTTTCTGCCCTCCATTCAGAAGGAGTGAACTAGAAAGCAGGCCATAGAGGCTagaacagtgcaggaacaggcccttcagcccacaatgtccctgccaaAAAAATGCTTAATTaatctaatcccctctgcctgcacatgatcaatatccctgcatattcatacgtctatctaaaagcctctgaaacaccatCCTGAGCACTCATCCCAGAATGAATCTTGTGGGATGAAAAAGGATCAATTAGCAACCTTGGTGTTCAAAAGCCCTTGAGAAGGACCGACCATAATGTGATGGGATTCTTTCTTAAGATAAAGAGTGATGTGGAAGATTCTATAAGTTGAGTCCcaatctaaatttaaaaaaacacaataatatGATAAGACACTGTAAATGCGGAAGTTTCCAGTAAGGGAGAACGTCCAGAACCAGAATTAGCAGCCCAAATATATAAAAAACGCTATTTATAACTGTGTGGGAATTTTCTTTACTCAAAGTGGATGGGCAGCAACCATCATCCAGGATTACACGTGATCAACGGCACCTTTTAAAAAGCAACAGTTCAAATATCTACCACCTGCCTGTTCACCAGGGTCAGATAGTGAGCCATCAAGATTTCAAATGGCGAGTCAGGGAATCAAGGGCTTGATTTAGAAAGAGAGACTGGGTCCTTTTTACCCTGAAGTGTCGGAGGCAGAGTGGGAGACCAtacagagatgtacaaaatcatgagggctgGAGATAAGGTGAATGGGCCACAGTGTTTATCCCAGGGTAGGggtctaaaactggagggcataggtttacggtgagattTAATGGGGATCTAAAGGGTGACTTTTTCATGCAGTGGGTGGCAGGCAGTGCCAGAGAAAGTGTCAGAAACggatacaattgcaacatttgaaagacatttagacagctacatggataggaaaagtttagaagtttagactgacatatgatgaaagaatggatcgattgggcttatatttaatggaatttaggatgagaggggttcttatagaaacatataacattcttaagggattggacaggttcgataaagggaaaatgttcccgatgttgggggagtccagaactaggggtcacagtttgagaataaggggtaggccatttctgactgagatgaggaaaaacattttcacccagagagttgtaaatctgtggaattctctgccacagaaagcagtggaggccaattcactggatgttttcaagagataattagatatagctcttagggctaatggaatcaagggatgtggggagaaagcaggaacgaggtactgattttgaatgatcagccgtgatcatattgaatggtggtgctggctcgaacggccgaatggccaactcctgcacctattttctatgtttctttgtttctaaaacaCATGGACTAgttggccaaaggatctgtttccgtgcagtataacTCTGACACTATAAATGACCAGACCCACATGGAGGTCACAAGGGTGGTATAGCAAGTTAATTGTTTTTCAGTCAACAAGAGTGATGAAAGAATGTCTTcgatgcaattaaaaaaaatcagaatcaCGACGGAGATAACGTGTTTCAACAGTTCACATTGAGTCTTTTTCTACAAATCGAAGCGTAAATCTTATCATGTGAAAGCAACGTACCATATCGTTAGTGACTGGCAGTCTCCTGCGCAACAGTGATGTCACCACCTCCACGATGGCGTCGTGGAGTTTGGGAAATCGGAGCAGTTCCTAAGAGAGAGAAGACGAGGTGAAGCAGAAGACCAACACTGAGCTGCACTACAGAAGTCAGCTCTCTGCATTACATAACAGCCAATGGTCAACCCTGGTCAATAGATCCAATTTCAGAATGGACTAAATAGTTAAACTGAAAGCACAAAATGCTAAAAATACTCAGCAAGCCAGGTCAGGCTGTATCTATGGGAAGATAAACAGAGATAAGTATTTAGCCCAAAATCAACAgttaaatagagacacaagaaactgcagatactggtcagTTAGTTAGGAATAAACATTCTGACCAAGGTCTGCAACGTGAAAGACTAACTCGGTTTCTCTTCCCaccgatgcagcctgacctgtagAGTATTTAGAAatggttttgtttttattttacattttcagtactttaaaaaaataaatctattAGTTGAGTAGATTTGAATGTTTTAATTATTCACATATACTCTTAATTAACAAAGACATGTTGCAAACTTCAGCTCCAAGATAATCTCAAAGTGGGAAAAATTATCAGGTATTTTGTGTTAAAATTGGTTTATTTCTGCAATGATAAAGATAGTAAATCCCAATAAATCTTTCTGAACTGGTGGCACagtgctgctggtagagctgctgcctcacagctctagagacccgggtacgatcctgacattaggtgctgtctgtgtggagtttgcacgttatccctatGGCCAccggggtttcctccgggtgctccagtttcctcccacatcccaacgacatgTGGGTctgcaggttaactggcctctgtaaattgccccaatgtATGTggcttggatgagaaagtggggtaacattgaaCGGTCAGTgtcgacttggtgggctgaaggcttgtttccacgctgtatctgcagttgtacagggctctggtgagattacatctggagtattgcgtacaattttggtctcctaatttgaggaaggacatccttgtgattgaggcagtgcagcttaggttcacgagattaatccctgggatggcgggactgccatatgaggaaagattgaaaaggctaggcttgtattcactggagtttagaaggatgacggggcatcttatagaaacatataaaattataaaaggactggacaagctagatgcaggaaaaatgttcccaatgttgggcgagtccagaaccaggggccacagtcttagaataaaggggaggccatttaagactgaggtgagaaaaaacgttttcacccagagagttgtaaatttgtggaattccctgccacagagggcagcggaggccaagtcactggacggatttaagagagagttagatagagctctaggggctagtggagtcaagggatatggggaaaaggcaggcacgggttattgataggggacgatcagccatgatcacaatgaatggcggtgctggctcgaagggctgaatggcctcctcctgcacctattttctatgtttctatgacattcgGATAGGCAAGCTTCAAATAACATCTTGCAGCACAAGAGAATGATTGAGTGTGTACCTGTGTGCTGTATGTGCTGCAATGCTGTATAATCCTTTGCATTTCCTCATGGACCAGCTCAACACATCGCAAGCTGGGTTCCTCCAGACGTTTAATCTGTCGTTTCACCAACAACTCAAAGGAGATCTCAGGAACAAAGAGTGCCGGACGTGGACCCTGAACGCAACAGACCGAGTTAATATCTCACTCCTCCAGAAGCACAATAACATTTATATCAAAGCTCGAAACAGAAATGACACAGCATGCTTTCTCCCTGGTCTATTCCTTCTATGAAGGAAGTTGCCAGGAAGATCTGAGGAGCATATATTTAAAATGAACAGACatcataaaaaaaacaataaaggaTGATAAAAAGCATTTCAAATCTGGGCGATGTGAAAAACAAGTAGAGAAAAGGCCCAAATATTGATCACCACCCCCACCAAATACATCTCGTAACTTCACAGCACCagtaacccaggttcaatcctgacctcaggtgctgtgtggagtttgcacattgtccctgtgaccgcttgggtttcctcccacatcccaaagtctaggttaattggcctctgtaaattgctcctggtgtgtagggtgtggatgggaaagtgggataacacagaactagtgtgaacgggtgatcgatggtcagcgtgtacTCAGTAGGCAGGTGATCTGGAGATCTCTCAAGCAAGCAGACGACTAGTGCTTGCCTTACGGCTTTAGATACACACAGGAGCTAAAGAAGGAATCGTGAACCCAGAAAAATTGCAACAAGACATGAGGGAATCACCACGTTGATGAATTGTCATTTTCCAGTGATGGTCACATCAGGCCTCATGTAAAAGGGACCAAAACACGGAAAACTCCTCAACCACTCAAAACCTTAAagtggctgtcccactgcggagacCTAATCCATGAATTAAGAAGagcgtcttcgaccttcaagctcgagggcactcgcctggaaaaccttgagttggatcgaccgaccacacacacaaacacatcgcaaaggcgggggccagggaaagcgggggagcgctgtctgaaattcacacccgcgatgaacagaaaggtaaaagatggctgcacagtgaacgttaagtcctttagagagcgcgcggggggagagaagaggggggaggggggagaacgagtggagacacttttaagaaatataataaagtttagcgggtatTTTACCTACCGTTCGGTTTTCCTTAGTCCTGAAAACTCTAATGAGCCAagcaaaatgcccggtcagtgaaggagattgcctacggctgcccttgactgcctgtaactacatagcgaccccactccactgcactacgttaAAACGAACCATGCCGatcaaattttacttgcggaaaatctttcaacatgctgaaatattTTCCGTGACcgagctgaggccgcgagtatacgggaacttccctcgaggatgatggagagttccagtgacctcatcggacctcctaggaccacgtgttgaccatgctgtgagtttgagtcgagggcaaactcgtctgtgaactcgcggattaggtcgccgcagtgggacagccccttaactcttaAAAAACATTTTCTGACTACTCACAGTGGCATTTCTAATTGCAGTGAGAATGTCAATAGTATTCAGTCCACCGAGTGCATCCACAGATTCCAAAGTTCGCCCAAATGTTTCATGAAATATGTAGCATATTCTCGCTCCACCACAACTGGAAAGAATATAAAATAATTTGTGGTTAAGTAGTCATGTCATCACTGAAGCACGATAATTGTGTTGGATGTACAAGTTGCAGCAATGCTCACAGCTCTGATGTTTCAATGTATTTTGCTGTTCCCTCAATAGTCTGGCAATACTCAGCTGCAAACTTGGTAATGAGCTGCAGAAGCGTGGCACTCTTGTCCTCCACTGGCTCACCGTAACTGTTCAGTAAAGACTGGTACTGGGCTGCCAGCACGTTAATCCTGGTCTTAAGCTCCGGTAAGCAATCCCGTATATGGTGCATGAGCAgtctaaaaaacacaaacaaaaaaaaattaacatctagaacatagaacagtacagcacaagaacaggcccttcggcccacaatgtctgtgccgagcatgatggcAAGACCATCACCCTTAcccattgcctgcatatccacatgcctatccaagtcCTTTAAATTACACAATCACCCCcacacctggcagcatgttccaggtacccGACACCCTCCGTGTTAAAAAAAACctggcccgcacatctcctttaaaccttgcccctctaatcttaaagctatgccctctagtatttgatttttccatcctgggaaaagtttctaatgcccgtcccacttaggaaacctgaacggaaacctctggagactttgtgccccacccaaggtttccgtgcggtccccggaggtttttgtcagtctccctacctccttccactccctgcaacctccggaaaccacctgcaacctccgagaaccgaacggaaaccttgggtggggcacaaagtctccagaggtttcctaagtgggacaggggcattatgccccacatctatgcctctcataacttgatATAATTCTCTAAGGTCGCACCCACAACCTGCGCTGtttcggagaaaacaatccaagtctgtccaacgtcTCCTTGTAGtgaataccccctaatccaggcatcgttcCAATAAAATTGACTCTGAACAACAGCAAAAAAAGGAAAATTGTAGATAAATGTTACAAGTAGAAAATTAAATCCAACTCATCGACCGGCAAATGGCAAATTATTTGCACTTTAGGTCATCTCACTGCATCTTCCATTCCAGGTGAGTGACTGTCATGGACAAGCAAGTCTTTCAGAAAACCCAGTGTATTAATCGGACCACCAAGATGTTTTGGAGAAGTGGCTGAACCTTGACTTGCCACTGCAATCTGAGGCTGTGGGAAGAGATGAAAGAGTGGAACTGCACCATCTCTCTCTTTAAAGAATTGCTACAAAAAAAATAGAACAATGAACTGCTTCAGTCAAAGTAGACAACATATTCAaatactagtcccaccccaatCATTCTCCTTTCTCACTGCTCCCacccggcagaaggtacaaaagcttgaaagagtgcacatcagactaaggaacagcttcttcccctctgtaaatGATCCTACTGTAAGCTAGTGCACTGACCATTTCACCTCTATCCATTGCG is a window from the Leucoraja erinacea ecotype New England chromosome 19, Leri_hhj_1, whole genome shotgun sequence genome containing:
- the dnm1l gene encoding dynamin-1-like protein isoform X3, producing MEALIPVINKLQEVFNTVGADIIQLPQIVVVGTQSSGKSSVLESLVGRDLLPRGTGIVTRRPLVLQLVNISPEELRKASGDDDETAAWKNYGQPYKGIDAEEWGKFLHTKNKIYTEFSEIRQEIENETERVSGANKGISDEPIHLRIFSPHVVNLTLVDLPGVTKVPVGDQPRDIELQIKDLILRYISNPNSIILSVTAANTDMATSESLKIAREADPEGRRTLAVITKLDLMDAGTDAMDVLMGRVIPVKLGIIGIVNRSQLDINNKKPVADALKDEYAFLQKKYPSLANRNGTKYLAKTLNRLLMHHIRDCLPELKTRINVLAAQYQSLLNSYGEPVEDKSATLLQLITKFAAEYCQTIEGTAKYIETSELCGGARICYIFHETFGRTLESVDALGGLNTIDILTAIRNATGPRPALFVPEISFELLVKRQIKRLEEPSLRCVELVHEEMQRIIQHCSTYSTQELLRFPKLHDAIVEVVTSLLRRRLPVTNDMVHNLVAIELAYINTKHPDFADACGVLNSNIEEQRRNRLAREPPSALPREKPLTKEVQIQNGNQDAASSGGWRGMLKTSSAPKPDDGFAEEKPKQLAAGSPHRGPSVNFLDVRVPVSRKLSAREQRDCEVIERLIKSYFLIVRKNIQDSVPKAVMNFLVNYVKDNLQSELVGQLYKSMLLDDLLTESEDMAQRRKEAADMLKALQRASQVIAEIRETHLW
- the dnm1l gene encoding dynamin-1-like protein isoform X2, whose protein sequence is MEALIPVINKLQEVFNTVGADIIQLPQIVVVGTQSSGKSSVLESLVGRDLLPRGTGIVTRRPLVLQLVNISPEELRKASGDDDGIDAEEWGKFLHTKNKIYTEFSEIRQEIENETERVSGANKGISDEPIHLRIFSPHVVNLTLVDLPGVTKVPVGDQPRDIELQIKDLILRYISNPNSIILSVTAANTDMATSESLKIAREADPEGRRTLAVITKLDLMDAGTDAMDVLMGRVIPVKLGIIGIVNRSQLDINNKKPVADALKDEYAFLQKKYPSLANRNGTKYLAKTLNRLLMHHIRDCLPELKTRINVLAAQYQSLLNSYGEPVEDKSATLLQLITKFAAEYCQTIEGTAKYIETSELCGGARICYIFHETFGRTLESVDALGGLNTIDILTAIRNATGPRPALFVPEISFELLVKRQIKRLEEPSLRCVELVHEEMQRIIQHCSTYSTQELLRFPKLHDAIVEVVTSLLRRRLPVTNDMVHNLVAIELAYINTKHPDFADACGVLNSNIEEQRRNRLAREPPSALPREKSSKVPSAMSAPAQESAAVASAELEGKPLTKEVQIQNGNQDAASSGGWRGMLKTSSAPKPDDGFAEEKPKQLAAGSPHRGPSVNFLDVRVPVSRKLSAREQRDCEVIERLIKSYFLIVRKNIQDSVPKAVMNFLVNYVKDNLQSELVGQLYKSMLLDDLLTESEDMAQRRKEAADMLKALQRASQVIAEIRETHLW
- the dnm1l gene encoding dynamin-1-like protein isoform X1 produces the protein MEALIPVINKLQEVFNTVGADIIQLPQIVVVGTQSSGKSSVLESLVGRDLLPRGTGIVTRRPLVLQLVNISPEELRKASGDDDETAAWKNYGQPYKGIDAEEWGKFLHTKNKIYTEFSEIRQEIENETERVSGANKGISDEPIHLRIFSPHVVNLTLVDLPGVTKVPVGDQPRDIELQIKDLILRYISNPNSIILSVTAANTDMATSESLKIAREADPEGRRTLAVITKLDLMDAGTDAMDVLMGRVIPVKLGIIGIVNRSQLDINNKKPVADALKDEYAFLQKKYPSLANRNGTKYLAKTLNRLLMHHIRDCLPELKTRINVLAAQYQSLLNSYGEPVEDKSATLLQLITKFAAEYCQTIEGTAKYIETSELCGGARICYIFHETFGRTLESVDALGGLNTIDILTAIRNATGPRPALFVPEISFELLVKRQIKRLEEPSLRCVELVHEEMQRIIQHCSTYSTQELLRFPKLHDAIVEVVTSLLRRRLPVTNDMVHNLVAIELAYINTKHPDFADACGVLNSNIEEQRRNRLAREPPSALPREKSSKVPSAMSAPAQESAAVASAELEGKPLTKEVQIQNGNQDAASSGGWRGMLKTSSAPKPDDGFAEEKPKQLAAGSPHRGPSVNFLDVRVPVSRKLSAREQRDCEVIERLIKSYFLIVRKNIQDSVPKAVMNFLVNYVKDNLQSELVGQLYKSMLLDDLLTESEDMAQRRKEAADMLKALQRASQVIAEIRETHLW